A region from the Dehalobacter sp. genome encodes:
- the ilvB gene encoding biosynthetic-type acetolactate synthase large subunit, whose product MDKSKEDALIARDPEITWEDEESLALDNYNGAKALLDVLDQEGVELIFGYPGGSLLALYDALLDSSIRHILPRHEQSAVHAADAYARVSGKVGVCLATSGPGAANMVTGIANAYMDSIPLVILTGQVSTQLLGTDSFQEVDITGITMPITKHSYLVKDARDIPRIVKEAFYIASTGRPGPVLIDLPKNIMAAEVTEPYPSKVALKSYKFFTKGNSGQISEAAKALAQSKKPIVYAGGGVITSGAGKILQEMLEKANLPVVTTLMGIGSVPSKHPNHLGMVGMHGTITANLAVDECDLLIAIGVRFDDRVTSGLKHRFATKAKVIHIDIDPAEIGKVIRAHIPIVGDAKLVLEEFLTKINPPAIQDWWNELRSWQKEYPLSYEQDGRLNPQTILEAMGKISGEEAVVVTDVGQHQMWAAQFCPVNQERHFITSAGLGTMGFGLPAAIGAQFAKPDSLVFLVTGDGSLQMSIHELATAVQYHLPIKIVLMNNGVLGMVRQMQKMLFNERFSQIQLDANPDFVKLADAYGIKGRRVEQADQVEDALKEAVATPGPFLLDFTISPDEVVLPFVPAGQGITEILEGKE is encoded by the coding sequence ATGGATAAGTCCAAAGAAGACGCCTTAATAGCCAGAGACCCTGAAATTACCTGGGAAGACGAAGAAAGTCTTGCTTTGGATAATTATAATGGCGCCAAAGCGCTGCTCGATGTACTGGACCAGGAAGGGGTAGAGCTGATATTCGGGTATCCTGGCGGATCTTTGCTCGCACTGTATGATGCGCTTCTGGACAGCTCGATCCGTCATATCCTGCCGAGACATGAGCAGAGTGCTGTTCATGCGGCCGATGCCTACGCGCGGGTCAGCGGCAAGGTTGGCGTCTGTCTGGCCACCTCAGGTCCGGGAGCCGCCAATATGGTTACAGGAATTGCGAATGCGTATATGGATTCCATTCCGCTTGTGATTTTAACCGGTCAGGTATCGACCCAGCTGTTAGGGACGGATTCTTTTCAGGAAGTAGACATTACGGGAATCACGATGCCGATCACGAAGCATTCCTATCTGGTCAAAGATGCCAGAGACATTCCGCGTATCGTGAAAGAAGCGTTTTACATTGCCAGTACAGGACGTCCGGGTCCGGTCCTGATCGATCTGCCGAAGAATATTATGGCAGCAGAGGTCACTGAGCCTTATCCGTCCAAAGTAGCGCTGAAAAGCTATAAATTCTTCACTAAAGGAAACTCCGGTCAGATTTCTGAAGCAGCTAAAGCGCTGGCCCAAAGCAAAAAACCGATTGTTTATGCCGGGGGAGGCGTCATAACCTCCGGAGCCGGCAAGATTCTTCAGGAAATGCTCGAAAAAGCCAATCTTCCTGTGGTTACAACGCTGATGGGCATTGGCAGTGTCCCGTCCAAGCATCCGAATCATTTAGGGATGGTCGGAATGCATGGGACCATTACTGCCAATCTCGCCGTCGATGAGTGCGATTTACTGATTGCCATCGGTGTCCGCTTTGACGACAGGGTCACGAGCGGGCTGAAACACCGTTTTGCTACGAAGGCAAAAGTCATTCATATTGATATTGACCCTGCCGAGATTGGCAAAGTTATCCGTGCACATATACCGATTGTCGGAGATGCCAAACTTGTCCTGGAAGAGTTCCTTACCAAAATCAATCCGCCGGCCATTCAGGATTGGTGGAACGAACTCAGGAGCTGGCAAAAGGAATACCCGTTAAGCTATGAGCAGGATGGCCGCCTGAATCCGCAGACGATTTTGGAAGCGATGGGAAAAATCAGCGGGGAAGAAGCGGTCGTGGTGACGGATGTCGGCCAGCACCAGATGTGGGCGGCTCAATTCTGTCCGGTTAATCAAGAAAGACATTTTATTACCAGTGCCGGTCTGGGCACGATGGGGTTTGGTCTTCCGGCTGCAATCGGCGCCCAGTTTGCGAAACCGGACAGTCTGGTCTTTCTGGTTACCGGAGACGGTTCTTTACAAATGAGCATCCATGAGCTCGCCACCGCGGTTCAATATCACCTTCCCATAAAAATAGTCCTGATGAATAACGGGGTTTTAGGCATGGTAAGGCAGATGCAAAAAATGCTCTTTAACGAGCGTTTCAGCCAGATCCAGCTGGATGCCAATCCCGATTTTGTGAAACTCGCTGACGCCTATGGGATCAAAGGGCGCAGAGTCGAGCAGGCCGACCAGGTTGAAGATGCCTTGAAGGAAGCTGTTGCAACGCCCGGACCTTTTTTGCTGGATTTCACGATCTCACCGGATGAAGTTGTACTTCCTTTTGTCCCTGCCGGTCAGGGAATTACAGAGATACTGGAGGGGAAGGAATAA
- the ilvN gene encoding acetolactate synthase small subunit produces MLHTLAVMVENDPGVLARVSGLFSRRGYNIYSLTVCQTENPDLSMMTIVVEGDSQVIEQVTKQLHKLVVVHKVTNLSQESVVNRELALIRVKVKSDTRLEVLQTVDIFRGRVVDMGKNNLTIELTGDEEKIDAFVRTMRSYGILELVRTGKIAIARSDN; encoded by the coding sequence ATGCTGCATACGCTCGCTGTAATGGTCGAAAATGATCCGGGGGTCCTGGCACGGGTATCAGGCCTGTTTTCCCGGCGGGGCTACAATATCTACAGCCTGACGGTATGTCAGACTGAAAATCCGGACCTTTCCATGATGACGATCGTGGTTGAGGGTGACAGCCAGGTCATTGAACAGGTCACCAAGCAGCTGCATAAACTGGTCGTCGTCCATAAGGTGACCAATCTGAGCCAGGAGTCCGTGGTGAACAGGGAGCTGGCCCTGATCCGGGTCAAGGTTAAATCGGATACCCGGCTCGAAGTACTCCAGACGGTAGACATCTTCAGAGGCAGAGTCGTCGATATGGGCAAAAATAATCTAACCATTGAGCTAACCGGTGATGAAGAAAAGATTGATGCGTTTGTCAGAACGATGCGATCTTACGGCATTCTCGAGCTTGTCAGAACCGGTAAAATTGCGATTGCCCGTTCCGATAATTAA
- the ilvC gene encoding ketol-acid reductoisomerase codes for MAKMYYDQDADLGLLKGKTIAVMGWGSQGHAQSQNLKDSGLNVIVGLRKNSPRWKEAEEAGLTVMTVAEAAAKADLIQILLPDETQSRIYREEIEPSLTAGKVLCFSHGFNIHFGQIVPPADVDVIMIAPKSPGHLVRRTYTEGAGTPGLIAVYQDATGNAHQIGLAYAKGIGCTRTGLIETTFAEETETDLFGEQAVLCGGASELVRAGFDTLVEAGYQPEIAYFECLHELKLIVDLMYEGGISRMRYSVSDTAQYGDLMVGRRIITEETRKEMKKVLSEIQNGEFARKWLSENQVGRPVFNAMTRRDAEHKIEKVGQELRSMMPWLKKK; via the coding sequence ATGGCTAAAATGTATTATGATCAAGATGCTGATTTGGGATTGCTGAAAGGAAAGACGATTGCGGTAATGGGTTGGGGAAGCCAGGGTCACGCCCAATCACAGAACCTTAAAGATTCCGGTTTGAATGTCATTGTGGGCTTGCGTAAAAACAGCCCGAGATGGAAAGAAGCCGAAGAAGCCGGCCTAACGGTGATGACGGTTGCTGAAGCAGCAGCCAAAGCGGACCTGATCCAAATCCTTCTGCCTGATGAGACCCAGAGCAGGATCTACCGGGAAGAAATCGAGCCGTCGCTCACTGCCGGCAAAGTACTTTGCTTTTCACACGGCTTCAACATTCACTTTGGCCAGATCGTGCCGCCGGCTGATGTCGATGTGATTATGATCGCTCCGAAGAGCCCGGGACATCTGGTCCGCCGGACCTACACCGAAGGTGCAGGAACACCGGGACTGATCGCCGTCTATCAGGACGCTACCGGTAACGCCCACCAGATTGGTCTTGCTTATGCCAAAGGGATTGGCTGCACCCGTACAGGGCTGATTGAAACTACGTTCGCTGAAGAGACCGAAACCGATTTATTCGGTGAACAGGCAGTACTTTGCGGCGGTGCGTCCGAATTGGTCCGCGCCGGTTTTGACACACTTGTAGAAGCCGGTTACCAGCCGGAAATCGCCTACTTTGAGTGTCTGCATGAACTGAAGTTAATTGTCGACCTGATGTACGAAGGCGGAATCAGCCGGATGCGCTACTCCGTATCCGACACAGCCCAGTACGGGGACCTGATGGTCGGCAGACGGATCATTACGGAAGAAACCCGCAAGGAAATGAAGAAAGTTCTTTCTGAAATCCAAAACGGGGAATTTGCCCGCAAATGGCTCTCCGAAAATCAGGTTGGCCGTCCGGTCTTCAATGCCATGACCCGCAGGGATGCCGAACACAAAATTGAAAAAGTCGGCCAGGAGCTTCGTTCGATGATGCCTTGGCTGAAGAAGAAATAA